The nucleotide sequence AAGGAGAATAAGTCTGACAGGCTATTATTATTATTGAAAATTTTTCCGCAAATTCCAGTTATGATCGGGAAAAAAATAAACGAACAAGGCATTCGTGTAAGAAGGCTTGATCGAAAAAACCGCAGGTTTTGTGATCCGGAAAACTACCAGATACTCTGTATGGCGGGAGGGGTTTCCGGTTTTCAGCTTGAATATACCACTTGTCCAGTTTACCCCAACACCATTGCCTTTCTTTCACTCGGCTGCCAGGTGGATATCAGATTCTTTTGCCATCCACCGCCCCAGGGATGGATTGTAAGTTTTCACCAGGACTTTTTCCTTAAAAAACCCTTTAAAATCTGAAAATCATGCACTTATGCATTTACAACGGAAGCGGAGATGTCCCCGTGATGGTGCTTAGCACCAGGATAGGTGAGCGGGTGAATACCCTGGTGGAAAGGATTGCAGAACTTAACGGATCACAGATCCCCAACCCTGAAAAGGCCGCTGATTCGCTGCTTAATACCTTGCTGATCTATTGCGAAAGCAAATGCAATGTCAAGGTGAATAAAACAAAAAACCGCCACGAGGTGAACATTTTGGCCCGGTATAAGCAAGTGGTTGCAGGCCATTTTCCTGAAACGCACCAAGTAAGCAGGTATGCTGAAATGATGCACCTCTCCCCAAAATACCTTAACCAGGTCATGAAGCGGGTTATGGGAACCTCTGCCAAATCAATCATTCAGGAAAAACTTTTGATCAAGGCCTGCCGTGATCTGAAGTTTTCGAGCGAAAGCATAAAGGGAATAGCCAATAAGCTTGGTTTTTCAGAACCATAACATTTCAGCCACTTCTTTTAAAAACTACCGGGCAATCGCCATCCTGTTACAGAGAACTTTAGGAGCATCTCTCAAGCAGAAAGAATTCCACTAATTTCAAAAATAATAACAGAAAGAAGAATTCTTCCTCATTTCAAAACACCTTAGACAGGAAACGAAAAATTAGGTTTTCAACTGTCACAATAGTACATTTATACTTTCAAAGGTTTGAAAGATCTCTCTGAAAATACCCAGCTTCACACATAAAATCAATAAAAAATGAACGAACAAGAACTCCAGTTCCGCAGGATGGTGGAAATGATCAAAAAAAATCTTAGGAAGTTACTAATAGGCCTGTTGGTCTTGATTGCCTTGCTTACATCTATTAAAACAGTTGGACCCGAGCAGGAAGGCCTTGTATTATTTCTTGGCAAGTATAACCGGACGGTACAGCCAGGCCTGAACTTTATTGTGCCTTATGGACTGGAAAAGATGTTTAAGATACCCGTCCAAAGACAGCTTAAGCAGGAGTTTGGCTTCCGGACAATAGAAGCCGGAGTTCGTTCTCAATATGCTAAGGACAATTATCGAGATGAGTCGTTAATGCTAACCGGTGACCTCAATCTGGCTGATGTGGAATGGGTGATACAGTATCGCATTGTGGACTCATACAATTATCTTTTCCGTGTTCGCGAAGCCGAAGATGCCCTGCACGACATGTCTGAGGCAGCGATGCGCAAAATTGTGGGTGATCGTACCGTGAATGAAGTGCTTACGGTTGGCCGTCAGGAAGTCGCTTCAAGTGTAGAAGTTCTGCTTCAGCGTATGTGCAATGAATATGAAAACGGCATCAGGATTGACCAGGTTGTCCTCCAGGATGTCAATCCACCCGATCCAGTAAAACCCTCTTTTAACGCCGTGAACGAAGCACAGCAGGAACGTGAAACACTGATTAATCAGGCTGAGTCGGAATACAACCGGGTTATACCACGAGCCAGGGGTGAAGCACAGGAGACCATTCAGTTGGCAGAAGCATATGCCCTGAACCGTGTCAACGGGGCCATCGGGGAGGCCGATCGTTTTAACTCACTCTACAATGAATACATAAAAGCACCGGATGTAACGAAGAAGCGCATCTATTATGAAACCATGGAACGTATACTTCCCAAACTCGGAAACAAGATCATTGTCGATGAAAAAGGCAATAACGTATTGCCCCTGCTAAATATTGACCAGATCAGGCAAAGCAATTAACCCCAAAAAGTGAAAGACATGAAAGCCAAACATATCATACTCCTTGCCTCCCTTGTGTTGATACTGATTCTTAGCCTGAGCACCATGTTCATTCTCGATGAAACGCAACAGGCCATAGTCACCCAGTTCGGCAAGCCAGTTGGCGGTGCCCGCACGGAGCCCGGACTAAATTATAAAGTCCCTTTTATTCAAAAAGTCCAATACTTCGATAAAAGATACCTGAAATGGGATGGTGATCCTAATCAGGTCCCCACGCAGGATAAAAAGTTCATCCATGTTGACACTTACGCGCGCTGGCAAATCACCGATCCGCTTCAGTTTTTTATTCGCCTGCGCGATGAACGCAGCGGACAATCGCGCCTCGATGATATTCTTGATGGAGAGACCCGTAATGCTATTGCCAGCCATGAGCTCCTTGACCTGGTGCGTTCAACCAACCGCACCCCGGAAGTCTATGAGGATTACCTGCAGGAACTGGAAATTTTGGAAGACATCACCGTTGGCCGGGAAGAAATTGAAGCCATGGTTCTGAAGCGTGCCAATGAAAGGACGGCCGACCTGGGGATTTTAATTTTAGACTTTCGCTTTAAGCGAATGAATTATGTGGCCGAGGTTAGGGAGCGCGTTTACGACCGTATGATCAGTGAGCGCAACCGAATCGCTGATCAGTTTCGCTCAGAAGGTCAGGGGGAGGCGCGTAAGATTGAAGGCGACAAGGAACGCGACCTGGCCCAAATACAATCGGAGGCTATCAAAGAGGCCGAAATGATAAGGGGACGGGCCGATGCAAAGGCTACAGAAGTTTATGCCTCAGCCTATAACCGTTCTTCCATGTCGAGAGACCTCTATAGTTTCATTCGGGCCATGGAATCCCTCGAGAAATCATTGGATAAGCAAACCAGCATTATCCTGACTACCGATAATGAATTGTTTAAGTACCTGAAAGATACGCGGTAAATTGAAAGAAAAAAAACAGATACTTTCTTAAAAGAGAATAAAACGGAAAACCTTAAGGTCTGTGAGGTTTTTACAAAAACCCATAGAAACTAAGCTGATCAGTTTCTTTGTTGACCGTTGCTATTTTTGTGGTCTTTTGCAACTCCCCATCAATTTGAAATTCTGCATCGTCATGGTTTTGAATTTCAGCTTCAGTGCACGACCAAATCCTGACATGATCGAGCTTATCAATTTGGCCGTTGAAAAGAGCCAGGGAAAGGGATAAAATCTCGTCAAGGCCCCTGATATTTATTGAGATCACTTCAAATTTCCCGTCATCGATCCTGCCTTTGGGGTTGATAACCGCCCCGGTGCCATATCTGTCGCCATTTGCAATGACAAGCATGTGAGCCTGGACAGAGAATTCTTCCTTTTTCATTTTTAGGGTGAAGCGATAGGGTTTCATTTCTAAAAATTGTTTGAGAGAACTCTTAAAGTAGCTGATCATTCCCCTTTCATCTTCCTTTTCAAATTTTTTAATCAACCCGGCATTAAATCCAAAATCGCTAAGATGCAAACAAATGTTTCCATTCACGGAAAGCGCATCGACCTTATTGACGCTGTTATCTTCAATAGCCTGAATGGCCATCGGGATATCCTCTATTCCAAGGCACTTTGCTAATCCATTGGCAGAACCCAAAGGAATAATTCCAATGTTGATTTTAATCCCAGCATTTAAAACGGCCTGAGAAATCATGTTTATGGTTCCATCCCCTCCTCCAATAAGCAGTCTTTCGTATTCATTCCCCTTCAGCGCCTCCAAAATGCGATTGGAATTAAATTTTTCATTTGTTTCCATGATCTTAAACTCCATATCATCCAGCCTGGACTTAAGGGTCTCCAAAACCTGCTCCTTATCTACACCCTTTCCTGAGGCGGGATTAAATACAAAGAGTGTTTTCATGAGGTTAGGTTGCGTTTAAGATATCAATCCGTGATTTCTGGCATGAGCCATGGCCTGCTGGGTGTCCTTCACAAAAGTCATATCAGGAGCGCCGGGATCCTCAATACCGGTCTTAAGCAGGATCCTGCGCTGGCGTGAAGCAAGTTTTATTTCTCTTATGTATACTGCCTCTATTCTTCCAGGAAAATCCCTGATCACTTTAGCATAAATTTCGGGGTCATGTTGCCCGCTGTCTCCAATAAGAATAAATTTCATGCCGGGAAAAAGTCCCAACAGCATCTCAATTTTTTCAAACTTATGATTGTGCTGCCCTCTGCCGGATTTCCATATATTATGCAGGTCAACATGCAAATCTTTCAGCAAAATAGGGCCAGGGGGAATTCCTCTGTATCGCAGAAAGTCCTGAATCATATCAAAAAGGTTCCAATCGCTGGAGGACACATAAAATATCGGGTTTT is from Bacteroides sp. and encodes:
- a CDS encoding AraC family transcriptional regulator encodes the protein MHLCIYNGSGDVPVMVLSTRIGERVNTLVERIAELNGSQIPNPEKAADSLLNTLLIYCESKCNVKVNKTKNRHEVNILARYKQVVAGHFPETHQVSRYAEMMHLSPKYLNQVMKRVMGTSAKSIIQEKLLIKACRDLKFSSESIKGIANKLGFSEP
- the hflK gene encoding FtsH protease activity modulator HflK: MNEQELQFRRMVEMIKKNLRKLLIGLLVLIALLTSIKTVGPEQEGLVLFLGKYNRTVQPGLNFIVPYGLEKMFKIPVQRQLKQEFGFRTIEAGVRSQYAKDNYRDESLMLTGDLNLADVEWVIQYRIVDSYNYLFRVREAEDALHDMSEAAMRKIVGDRTVNEVLTVGRQEVASSVEVLLQRMCNEYENGIRIDQVVLQDVNPPDPVKPSFNAVNEAQQERETLINQAESEYNRVIPRARGEAQETIQLAEAYALNRVNGAIGEADRFNSLYNEYIKAPDVTKKRIYYETMERILPKLGNKIIVDEKGNNVLPLLNIDQIRQSN
- the hflC gene encoding protease modulator HflC, which produces MKAKHIILLASLVLILILSLSTMFILDETQQAIVTQFGKPVGGARTEPGLNYKVPFIQKVQYFDKRYLKWDGDPNQVPTQDKKFIHVDTYARWQITDPLQFFIRLRDERSGQSRLDDILDGETRNAIASHELLDLVRSTNRTPEVYEDYLQELEILEDITVGREEIEAMVLKRANERTADLGILILDFRFKRMNYVAEVRERVYDRMISERNRIADQFRSEGQGEARKIEGDKERDLAQIQSEAIKEAEMIRGRADAKATEVYASAYNRSSMSRDLYSFIRAMESLEKSLDKQTSIILTTDNELFKYLKDTR
- a CDS encoding diacylglycerol kinase family protein, with protein sequence MKTLFVFNPASGKGVDKEQVLETLKSRLDDMEFKIMETNEKFNSNRILEALKGNEYERLLIGGGDGTINMISQAVLNAGIKINIGIIPLGSANGLAKCLGIEDIPMAIQAIEDNSVNKVDALSVNGNICLHLSDFGFNAGLIKKFEKEDERGMISYFKSSLKQFLEMKPYRFTLKMKKEEFSVQAHMLVIANGDRYGTGAVINPKGRIDDGKFEVISINIRGLDEILSLSLALFNGQIDKLDHVRIWSCTEAEIQNHDDAEFQIDGELQKTTKIATVNKETDQLSFYGFL